The genomic segment TACTGTCAAACTACCCTTATTGCATCAGTTCATCCAAGGACAATATCCTTCTGAGGGTGAAGGTTTTCTGACTCTCTTTCCTCCTCATTTGCATCCCCAAACGGAGTCACTCAACCGTAGTAGACTTGTAGCAGACGTTGTGTTCATTCGGAATCCAGCCACCTTTTACATCCAGGACGAGGATATTGACAGGTTCAAGAGACTAGCACGGTTAGAAAAACTCTTCATAGACAACGATACTGTCGCAAAATTGCTCAATAGTACATATCTTGACGAGGAGGGCTCAGGTTAGTGGCGGACTCAGGTGCCCTTCGAAAATGGTTATATTTTTAgatattttcaaatatttttatgttaattttgtatatattattttgtattgaATCGTTTCTGTAGGTAATGATGATAGGATTGAGGAGGTGCCCATCTTAAATTACTACCGTGGTTGTCAAAAAAAAAGGCGGTTGGCTGAAATAATGGGGACTGCAAACCCGAAACCACAGTTGCAGAATTGTAATGGTGCAGCAAAAGCACTTCAATTGGCTTTGCCATCTTCAGCCAAACAATCGAGATCTGACATGAGATACGGACCTGGTATTGTTATTCTACCTTCGCAGGCTAGTAGGGACGAATTGAAGCGTATTGGGGAAATAGTTAAAAATGCATATGCAGTGACAGGAAGTGCTGCAAAGGGTCACATTGGGTCGGTTATTGGACTTATGGACATTGAAGAATCCGAAGATTCATACCTCTTTCGTGTTGCCCTTCCAGGAGTTAAAAGAGAAAACCGTAAGTGCACACTGGCTATACACATGatctttgatttttgaattacaCATGTAAAGACAACTGTTTTTCGGTATATGCAGGAGCATTCCAATGTGAGGTCGAAAGTGATGGTCGAGTGCAGATCAAGGGAGAAACAGTGACTGGCGAGAAGAAAGTTTACCGTCACTCAGAAACGTTTATTATGCAAACACAAAACCTATGCCCATCAGGACCCTTTTCCATCTCATTTCAGCTGCCAGGTCCAGTTGATCCTCGACAATTTTCTGGTAGATTCGGTACAGATGCCATCCTCGAGGGCATCGTTATGAAGCGAAAACCTTCAACGTGAtttcaatttaacatttttgtGACTTGTAAACTACCTGCTTGTCGGCACAGCCCTAGACTCTTAtgtatatattttcaaataggGAATGCTGGTGCATTCAGACTAACAAACCGAAGCATTAACCTTAAAGTAGTAACTACCAGCCTTTTTTTTGATGTAAATAGTCGTGGGTTGGTTTCTTGCCCGAAAGAACATGTTCGAAGAGCAATCCAATTCCCCTGCCGACACCAATAGATTTCTGCTAGGAGGCAAATTCAACCCCTCCAATTGATTCCAACAATCCATGCACGGAAGAAAACTCAATCCCTCCGGCCAGAGTGT from the Amaranthus tricolor cultivar Red isolate AtriRed21 chromosome 12, ASM2621246v1, whole genome shotgun sequence genome contains:
- the LOC130828092 gene encoding increased DNA methylation 2-like isoform X2, with the translated sequence MNTNDDSCFLLHFIMGTYFGPDLKEDETKKSALQRIAEGLPPYTQEHLQGSHIRTSEIELIYYFLLRSADRSLTVKLPLLHQFIQGQYPSEGEGFLTLFPPHLHPQTESLNRSRLVADVVFIRNPATFYIQDEDIDRFKRLARLEKLFIDNDTVAKLLNSTYLDEEGSGNDDRIEEVPILNYYRGCQKKRRLAEIMGTANPKPQLQNCNGAAKALQLALPSSAKQSRSDMRYGPGIVILPSQASRDELKRIGEIVKNAYAVTGSAAKGHIGSVIGLMDIEESEDSYLFRVALPGVKRENRAFQCEVESDGRVQIKGETVTGEKKVYRHSETFIMQTQNLCPSGPFSISFQLPGPVDPRQFSGRFGTDAILEGIVMKRKPST
- the LOC130828092 gene encoding increased DNA methylation 2-like isoform X1 is translated as MLTTDPLSSSISENPENSDNNVINKMNTNDDSCFLLHFIMGTYFGPDLKEDETKKSALQRIAEGLPPYTQEHLQGSHIRTSEIELIYYFLLRSADRSLTVKLPLLHQFIQGQYPSEGEGFLTLFPPHLHPQTESLNRSRLVADVVFIRNPATFYIQDEDIDRFKRLARLEKLFIDNDTVAKLLNSTYLDEEGSGNDDRIEEVPILNYYRGCQKKRRLAEIMGTANPKPQLQNCNGAAKALQLALPSSAKQSRSDMRYGPGIVILPSQASRDELKRIGEIVKNAYAVTGSAAKGHIGSVIGLMDIEESEDSYLFRVALPGVKRENRAFQCEVESDGRVQIKGETVTGEKKVYRHSETFIMQTQNLCPSGPFSISFQLPGPVDPRQFSGRFGTDAILEGIVMKRKPST